A portion of the Pleurocapsa minor HA4230-MV1 genome contains these proteins:
- a CDS encoding ABC transporter ATP-binding protein, producing the protein MHSADLSSSYSPSDSLPVVQTWNLSKTYRTGFWMNQKIESLKSCSLSIYQGETFGLLGPNGAGKTTLLKTLLGITRPTTGKAVIFGQPIGDRQVKQKIGYLPENAYLYDFLTAWEFLEFIAGLFQIPKSKQRQRITELLDLVGLAQSTARNKKLKQYSKGMLQRVGMAQSLINDPEIVFLDEPMSGLDPMGRYRMKEIVLSLKQQGKTIFFNSHILSDIEQICDRIAFLALGELICQGSLDELLGTGNAYQATVIGATSETLAPWMTNLTQENHYWHGQLKVEPNQFIAQLNDSDARLVSIQLARPSLEEFFMQQLRERGIEFSR; encoded by the coding sequence ATGCATTCTGCTGATTTGTCATCCTCTTATTCTCCTAGTGATTCCCTACCAGTAGTGCAAACCTGGAACTTAAGCAAAACCTATCGTACTGGCTTCTGGATGAACCAAAAAATTGAGTCTCTCAAAAGCTGTTCCTTAAGTATTTATCAAGGCGAAACTTTTGGTTTATTAGGCCCCAATGGAGCAGGTAAGACTACTTTGCTTAAAACTTTACTGGGTATTACCCGTCCAACTACAGGGAAGGCAGTTATTTTTGGGCAGCCAATTGGCGATCGCCAGGTCAAGCAAAAAATTGGCTATTTACCTGAAAATGCTTATCTCTATGATTTTTTGACTGCTTGGGAGTTTCTGGAGTTTATTGCAGGATTGTTCCAAATACCTAAAAGTAAACAACGCCAGCGCATTACTGAATTGCTAGATTTAGTTGGATTAGCTCAGTCTACCGCCCGTAATAAGAAACTTAAGCAGTATTCTAAAGGGATGCTCCAGCGTGTGGGAATGGCACAGTCATTAATTAACGATCCTGAAATTGTTTTTTTGGATGAGCCGATGTCAGGACTTGACCCAATGGGACGTTATCGGATGAAAGAAATTGTCTTATCTCTCAAGCAGCAGGGTAAAACGATTTTTTTTAATTCCCACATCCTATCTGATATTGAACAAATTTGCGATCGCATTGCTTTTTTGGCCTTGGGAGAATTAATTTGTCAGGGTTCACTAGATGAATTATTGGGTACGGGTAATGCTTATCAGGCAACAGTGATCGGCGCAACCTCAGAAACTTTAGCTCCCTGGATGACTAATCTGACTCAAGAAAATCATTACTGGCATGGTCAACTCAAAGTAGAACCGAATCAGTTTATTGCTCAACTTAATGATAGTGATGCTCGACTAGTCAGTATTCAATTAGCCAGACCTTCTTTAGAAGAATTTTTTATGCAGCAATTGCGTGAAAGAGGGATCGAATTCAGCCGTTGA
- a CDS encoding response regulator transcription factor yields the protein MVSGHILIVESNPHLRSLLGWHLQQAGYTVSQSASLQQGRDACNRHQPTLVILDSDLPDGDGLELSHWLYQQQDSLILLLSARSGEQDVVKGLKTGADDYLTKPFGMQEFLARVEALIRRRRSAGIAPLSMECKDLKIDLAQRRVQLKGSFIELTPQEFSLLYVLAQAEGNPLSRSELLQRAWPEAIDNPRTVDTHVLSLRKKIELNPREPKIIQTVRNIGYRFNPELVEADNSFLAAVNLPVGHQSHLSSVSHLV from the coding sequence GTGGTTTCAGGACATATTTTGATAGTTGAAAGTAATCCTCACTTGCGCTCACTACTAGGTTGGCATCTGCAACAAGCAGGTTATACAGTTAGCCAATCTGCTAGTCTGCAACAAGGTCGGGATGCTTGTAATCGACATCAACCAACATTAGTTATTCTCGACTCAGATTTACCCGATGGGGATGGATTAGAGTTGTCTCATTGGCTTTATCAACAGCAAGATTCTTTAATTCTGTTGCTTTCGGCTCGCAGTGGAGAACAAGATGTTGTTAAAGGCTTAAAAACTGGCGCTGATGATTATTTGACCAAGCCATTTGGGATGCAAGAATTTTTGGCACGAGTTGAGGCTTTGATTCGCAGAAGACGCTCTGCTGGGATCGCTCCTTTGTCGATGGAATGTAAAGATCTTAAGATCGATCTAGCACAGCGGCGAGTGCAGTTAAAAGGCAGCTTTATTGAATTAACCCCACAGGAGTTTAGCCTCTTGTATGTTTTAGCTCAGGCGGAAGGAAACCCTTTAAGTCGCTCAGAGTTGTTGCAGCGAGCTTGGCCAGAAGCGATCGATAATCCCCGCACAGTAGACACTCATGTTTTATCTTTACGTAAAAAAATTGAGCTGAATCCAAGGGAGCCTAAAATAATTCAAACAGTACGTAATATTGGTTATCGTTTTAATCCTGAATTAGTGGAAGCAGATAATAGTTTTTTAGCCGCCGTTAATTTACCAGTAGGTCATCAATCTCATTTAAGCTCTGTATCCCATCTTGTTTAG
- a CDS encoding DegT/DnrJ/EryC1/StrS family aminotransferase: MKQPILLSTPHIGEQELKFVQEAFDTNWIAPVGPHIDAFEQEFSQVVGAKYSAALSSGTAALHLALKLAGVSAGDEVFCSTFTFIASVSPITYLGAKPVFIDSDRTSWNMDPDLLATTLAQKDRIGKLPKAVVLVHLYGQSADIEPILQECDRYGIPLIEDAAEALGATYKNTSPGTWGRAGIFSFNGNKIITTSGGGMLVSGDRELISQAKFLATQARDPQPHYEHTEIGFNYRLSNVSAGIGRGQLMVLKERVAARRRNFAFYQETLGDLPGIEFMPEADFGTSTRWLSCLTFDPDVGGIDREQVRLKLLEQQIESRPVWKPMHLQPVFSNCECANNGIAEDLFHKGLCLPSGSNLTDEDLQQVTNQIKKLYSK, from the coding sequence GTGAAACAACCGATTCTTCTATCAACTCCCCATATTGGGGAGCAAGAGCTAAAGTTTGTCCAAGAAGCTTTCGATACCAATTGGATTGCTCCTGTCGGGCCTCATATTGACGCTTTTGAGCAGGAGTTCTCTCAGGTAGTGGGCGCAAAATATTCTGCTGCCTTATCATCGGGTACGGCTGCTTTGCATCTAGCGTTAAAGCTAGCGGGAGTGTCGGCAGGGGATGAAGTTTTTTGTTCTACCTTCACTTTTATTGCCAGCGTTAGTCCAATTACTTATTTGGGAGCAAAACCTGTCTTTATTGATAGCGATCGCACTTCCTGGAATATGGATCCCGACTTACTAGCAACTACTTTGGCTCAAAAAGATAGAATCGGCAAACTACCGAAAGCTGTAGTGCTAGTCCATCTCTATGGTCAAAGTGCTGACATCGAGCCAATTCTCCAAGAATGCGATCGCTATGGCATTCCCTTAATCGAAGATGCTGCTGAAGCTTTGGGCGCAACTTATAAAAATACTTCTCCTGGTACTTGGGGTCGTGCAGGCATTTTTTCTTTCAACGGTAATAAAATTATTACTACCTCTGGTGGTGGCATGTTAGTTTCTGGCGATCGCGAGCTAATTAGTCAGGCGAAGTTTTTGGCTACCCAAGCTAGAGACCCCCAACCTCATTACGAACATACTGAGATTGGCTTTAACTATCGACTAAGTAATGTCTCGGCAGGAATCGGTCGAGGGCAGCTAATGGTGCTAAAAGAGAGAGTCGCTGCTCGTCGTCGTAATTTTGCCTTCTATCAAGAGACATTGGGTGATTTACCAGGAATTGAGTTTATGCCTGAAGCAGATTTTGGCACTTCTACTCGCTGGTTAAGTTGCTTGACTTTTGATCCTGATGTTGGCGGAATAGATCGCGAACAAGTTCGTCTCAAGCTCCTAGAGCAACAAATTGAAAGTAGACCTGTTTGGAAACCAATGCATTTACAGCCAGTATTTAGCAATTGTGAATGTGCCAATAATGGAATAGCAGAAGATTTATTTCACAAAGGCTTGTGTTTACCCTCTGGTTCTAATCTTACAGACGAAGATTTACAACAAGTAACCAATCAAATTAAAAAACTATACAGCAAATGA
- the yidD gene encoding membrane protein insertion efficiency factor YidD — translation MKIILLGIIQAYRRFISPFFPPTCRFQPTCSQYAAEAIASYGTIQGSWLAIKRILRCHPFHPGGYDPVPCKNKDLKGSE, via the coding sequence GTGAAAATTATTTTGCTAGGTATAATTCAAGCTTATCGTCGGTTCATTTCTCCTTTTTTTCCTCCCACTTGCCGATTTCAACCTACTTGTTCCCAATATGCGGCGGAAGCGATCGCCAGCTATGGTACGATTCAAGGTAGTTGGTTGGCGATCAAGCGGATTTTACGTTGTCACCCTTTTCATCCAGGTGGCTACGATCCTGTTCCTTGTAAGAATAAAGATCTTAAAGGCTCTGAATAA
- a CDS encoding YsnF/AvaK domain-containing protein, whose protein sequence is MTLSNDKRSEINPAEFYQISLLEERLKVTRRKEKAGEVVIRKQVETRMINIPLRREKLIVERIGENPQKLTEVVVAEEGVSGFKYNELNNNDSLCLNTSQFLSPSTAQELLTDIRQLSSTANIKIRLEIVTNCSDSKTVSELKHICDRYQ, encoded by the coding sequence ATGACTTTAAGTAACGATAAACGCTCCGAGATAAATCCAGCAGAATTCTATCAAATATCTCTATTAGAAGAAAGGTTAAAGGTTACTCGCCGTAAAGAGAAAGCTGGAGAAGTAGTCATTCGTAAGCAAGTTGAGACACGAATGATTAACATACCCCTCAGACGAGAAAAATTAATCGTTGAAAGAATTGGAGAGAATCCCCAAAAATTAACTGAAGTAGTTGTTGCTGAGGAAGGAGTTAGTGGTTTTAAGTACAACGAGCTAAATAATAATGATAGTCTTTGTCTTAATACTAGTCAGTTTCTTTCACCATCAACTGCTCAAGAATTACTAACAGATATTAGACAGCTTTCATCCACAGCTAATATTAAAATACGTTTAGAAATAGTTACTAATTGTTCTGATAGTAAAACCGTATCAGAGCTTAAGCATATTTGCGATCGCTATCAATAA
- a CDS encoding polysaccharide biosynthesis tyrosine autokinase: MNSSPASLGTDQYWQIIKRRWLPGSMVFLTVLTLGVIVNTLKQSVYQADAKLKFKGNTVSSSLTEVSRAIGELTPIVAQGNPLDTEAEVLRSVPLIEKTINDPELQLKNSDGEKLSVDEFLTNLKVGSIVATDILEVSYASKNPEEAAKVVNILIKNYLDNNLVVNQAEAVSAKEFLEGQLPKVQASLKKTETEIRQLKESNEFIAPDEDTRALIEGLRELQAEISKAQGEMASANSRANYIRNKLGLTAEQAVVLTTVSQAPEVRETIAKLQSAESELAVVQARFTPNSPNVVELQEQVGSLKKLLGQQTISIGGENAKGIIDKIKTGEIQQQLTNELINLEASNFGLKKQIASLTEIEQTRRSTMKRVPELEQKLRQLNRELDSFESTYKVLWQQLQTVRIAESQDPGNVRVISNAVVPTEPVSSRAVGYLASGSLALLAAAGVIYLLEISDKSIKTIDEAKQLYGYAWLGTIPRTDKSRVLSLPGSKQNAAVPKIVARDYPSLPLSESYRMLQSNIKFLNSGRSVNSIVITSSTAQEGKSTVAANLAASMAQIGNKVLLVDADLHHPMQHHIWNRHNDRGLSNVVAEQLDPRMTIEEVMPNLDLITSGTMIPSSATLLDSSRMRMLIDYWSESYDYVIIDTPALDLTADAPIMGRIVDGVLLVVKPGSVDRPQATFTKEILDQSGLNMLGIVFNGVASQFDSRSYSLPPIPEPRSVQPLSKLPANYEQGELWDTISILAKEAKKGCLGSNLDDAELREAPLDKLEEMVFHLQQDLSDLTRLVKEQEDELSAQRHKVKKLQRQANIASENELLQIENQLNQEQERKNMLDETLIGQRRNLEKRREILHQYQQVLKSRKNPLFII; the protein is encoded by the coding sequence ATGAACTCTTCACCAGCTTCTTTAGGAACTGATCAATATTGGCAAATAATTAAGAGACGTTGGCTTCCTGGTTCGATGGTTTTCCTAACAGTGCTTACTTTAGGAGTTATTGTTAATACTCTTAAACAAAGCGTTTATCAAGCAGATGCCAAATTAAAGTTTAAAGGTAATACCGTTAGTTCATCTCTAACTGAAGTTAGCAGGGCAATCGGTGAATTAACGCCAATTGTCGCTCAGGGAAACCCTCTTGATACTGAAGCAGAGGTATTGCGTTCTGTCCCTCTAATTGAGAAAACGATCAATGATCCAGAATTGCAGTTAAAAAACAGTGACGGAGAAAAATTAAGCGTTGATGAATTCTTAACGAATTTAAAAGTCGGTTCAATTGTGGCGACTGATATCTTGGAAGTCAGCTATGCAAGCAAAAATCCAGAAGAAGCAGCGAAGGTAGTCAATATTCTCATCAAAAACTATCTAGACAATAATTTAGTCGTTAATCAGGCTGAAGCAGTATCAGCTAAAGAGTTTCTTGAGGGACAGTTGCCCAAAGTACAAGCTTCTTTGAAAAAAACGGAAACAGAAATACGTCAATTAAAAGAATCTAACGAATTTATTGCTCCAGACGAAGATACTAGGGCATTGATTGAGGGCCTGCGAGAACTTCAAGCAGAAATATCTAAAGCCCAAGGAGAGATGGCAAGTGCTAATTCTCGAGCCAACTATATTAGAAATAAACTAGGTTTGACAGCCGAGCAGGCGGTAGTCTTAACGACAGTCAGTCAGGCACCTGAAGTAAGAGAAACCATAGCCAAGCTACAAAGTGCAGAATCTGAATTAGCAGTTGTCCAAGCTCGGTTTACCCCCAATAGCCCTAACGTAGTTGAGCTACAGGAGCAGGTCGGCTCTTTAAAAAAATTATTGGGACAGCAGACTATTTCAATTGGCGGCGAAAATGCAAAAGGCATTATCGACAAGATCAAAACTGGAGAAATTCAGCAGCAGCTTACTAACGAATTGATTAATCTCGAAGCCAGTAACTTTGGTCTGAAAAAACAGATTGCCAGTTTGACGGAAATTGAACAAACTCGTCGCAGTACAATGAAACGAGTACCCGAGTTAGAACAAAAACTACGGCAATTAAATAGAGAGCTAGATTCCTTTGAGTCCACATACAAAGTTTTATGGCAGCAGCTTCAGACAGTTAGAATCGCCGAAAGCCAAGACCCTGGTAATGTTAGGGTAATCTCTAATGCTGTTGTACCCACTGAACCAGTTTCTTCTCGTGCAGTGGGTTATCTAGCTTCTGGTTCATTAGCACTTTTGGCAGCAGCAGGAGTAATTTATCTGCTTGAAATTAGCGATAAATCGATCAAAACCATTGATGAAGCAAAGCAGCTTTATGGTTATGCTTGGTTGGGAACAATTCCCAGAACAGACAAAAGCAGAGTATTAAGCTTACCAGGATCTAAACAAAATGCTGCGGTTCCTAAAATAGTGGCTCGTGACTATCCTTCACTACCTCTAAGTGAATCCTATCGAATGTTGCAGTCTAATATTAAGTTTTTGAACTCTGGTCGTTCGGTCAATAGCATTGTCATTACTAGCTCTACGGCTCAAGAAGGTAAGTCAACTGTGGCTGCTAATCTAGCTGCATCTATGGCTCAGATCGGTAACAAGGTTTTATTGGTAGATGCCGATCTACATCATCCAATGCAGCACCATATTTGGAATAGGCACAACGATCGCGGCTTAAGTAATGTTGTTGCCGAGCAGTTAGATCCCAGAATGACCATAGAAGAGGTGATGCCAAATCTTGACTTGATTACTTCTGGAACAATGATTCCTTCTTCAGCTACTCTACTTGATTCCTCAAGAATGAGAATGCTAATCGACTACTGGTCTGAATCATACGACTATGTAATTATTGATACACCTGCTTTAGATTTAACTGCCGATGCGCCAATTATGGGTCGCATAGTTGATGGTGTTTTGCTGGTTGTTAAGCCAGGTTCTGTAGATCGCCCACAAGCTACATTTACGAAAGAAATTCTCGATCAGTCTGGGCTTAATATGTTAGGAATTGTCTTCAACGGGGTGGCTTCTCAATTTGATTCTCGTTCCTATTCTCTACCACCTATTCCAGAGCCAAGAAGTGTTCAGCCTTTGAGCAAGCTGCCAGCGAATTATGAGCAAGGTGAACTGTGGGATACAATTTCTATTTTGGCAAAAGAAGCTAAAAAAGGTTGTCTAGGCAGTAACCTAGATGATGCTGAATTAAGAGAAGCTCCTTTAGACAAGTTAGAGGAAATGGTATTCCATCTACAGCAAGATCTATCTGATTTGACTAGATTAGTCAAAGAGCAGGAAGATGAATTATCTGCACAACGTCACAAAGTCAAGAAGCTTCAGCGTCAGGCTAATATTGCCAGCGAGAATGAACTATTACAGATTGAGAATCAGTTGAATCAAGAGCAGGAAAGAAAAAACATGCTAGATGAAACTTTAATAGGTCAAAGACGCAATCTAGAAAAACGTCGTGAAATACTTCATCAATATCAGCAGGTACTCAAAAGTAGAAAAAATCCGCTTTTTATAATTTAA
- a CDS encoding DUF1815 family protein: MFTRLAQQHRQFVQDLVMTLQALAIVLENKGYLASCYTCGGEMNSASFMVSLGDGHLIRFLVSDYGITWTEMRDDRELMKLEGAEAINQLQDLADLIKHQFQPSVSAASKSGFDSLQSI; this comes from the coding sequence GTGTTCACAAGACTAGCGCAACAACATCGCCAATTTGTCCAAGATTTAGTAATGACTCTTCAGGCATTAGCGATCGTTTTGGAAAATAAAGGTTATTTAGCATCTTGCTATACCTGTGGCGGTGAAATGAACAGTGCTTCGTTTATGGTTAGCTTAGGAGACGGTCATCTAATTCGTTTTTTAGTCTCAGATTATGGTATCACCTGGACTGAAATGAGAGACGATCGCGAGTTAATGAAATTAGAAGGAGCAGAAGCAATAAATCAGCTACAGGATTTGGCAGACTTGATTAAACATCAATTTCAACCATCGGTATCTGCCGCTTCCAAATCAGGTTTTGATTCCCTACAATCCATTTAG
- a CDS encoding DUF1669 domain-containing protein — protein sequence MHRLTRLFYCCLLLASCAKDTDRANNLPQDEFIQAYFNHRATQSQTYIDPYRQIERSGDNLEAIIIEEIATAQSSIELAVYELNLPLIAQALAEKHRDGVEVRVVLDNDNSQSFTELSSTEISQLNQHNRQKYEQLLQLVDLNQDHELSSAEVAQQDALTILKQAGVKVIDDTADGSKGSGLMHHKFMVIDQKKVIAGSTNYTLSDIHGDFNNPETQGNVNHLLRINNTQVANLFSEEFNYMWGNSNAGIESRFGVAKSWRSPQSFNWQNTQITIQFSPTSQQQNWSFSTNGLIGETIDSATKSIDLALFVFSEQELADILQEKHEQGVEIKGIFDPGFAYRYYSEMLDMLGVSLYLNCQPEANNNPWLNHLDTVGTALVSSGDKLHHKVAVIDDKTIISGSQNWSEAANYQNDEAVIIITNSKLAQHFVQELQRLYTSAFLGLSTKLNSKLEQQQQKCGS from the coding sequence ATGCATCGCCTAACTAGGCTATTTTATTGCTGTTTGTTGCTTGCCTCTTGCGCAAAAGATACTGACAGAGCAAATAATCTACCTCAAGATGAATTTATTCAAGCTTACTTTAACCATCGAGCAACCCAGTCACAAACATATATCGATCCCTATCGCCAAATTGAGCGTTCAGGAGATAATTTAGAAGCAATAATTATTGAGGAAATTGCCACCGCACAGTCTTCAATTGAGCTTGCTGTTTATGAGTTAAACTTGCCTTTAATTGCTCAAGCTTTAGCTGAAAAGCACCGTGATGGAGTTGAAGTGAGAGTAGTTTTAGATAATGATAATAGTCAGTCTTTTACGGAATTGAGTTCTACTGAAATTAGCCAATTAAATCAGCATAATCGGCAAAAATACGAACAGCTTTTACAATTAGTCGATCTTAATCAAGACCATGAATTAAGTTCTGCTGAAGTGGCTCAACAAGATGCTTTAACCATTCTTAAACAGGCAGGAGTCAAGGTAATTGATGATACTGCTGATGGGTCAAAAGGGAGTGGTTTAATGCATCATAAGTTTATGGTGATTGACCAGAAAAAAGTAATTGCTGGCTCGACTAACTATACTCTTAGTGATATACATGGCGATTTTAATAATCCAGAAACTCAAGGTAATGTTAATCATCTTTTACGGATTAATAATACTCAAGTAGCTAATTTATTTAGTGAAGAATTTAACTATATGTGGGGTAATTCTAATGCGGGAATTGAGAGTAGGTTTGGTGTAGCTAAATCTTGGCGATCGCCACAATCTTTTAACTGGCAAAATACTCAAATTACCATCCAGTTTTCTCCCACTTCTCAACAGCAAAACTGGAGTTTTAGTACTAATGGTTTAATTGGTGAAACAATTGACAGCGCCACAAAATCAATTGACTTGGCTCTATTTGTCTTTAGTGAACAAGAATTGGCCGATATTCTACAAGAGAAACACGAGCAAGGGGTGGAAATTAAAGGAATATTCGATCCTGGTTTTGCCTATCGTTATTACAGCGAAATGTTAGATATGTTAGGAGTTAGTCTCTATTTAAATTGTCAACCTGAAGCAAATAATAATCCTTGGCTCAATCACTTGGATACAGTTGGAACTGCACTAGTCAGTTCTGGAGACAAACTCCATCATAAAGTTGCAGTTATAGATGACAAAACTATAATTTCTGGCTCACAAAATTGGTCAGAGGCGGCTAACTATCAAAATGATGAGGCAGTAATTATCATTACCAACTCCAAACTAGCTCAGCATTTTGTTCAAGAGTTGCAACGGCTCTACACTTCAGCTTTTCTGGGATTATCGACCAAGCTCAACAGCAAGCTTGAGCAACAGCAACAAAAATGCGGTAGTTGA
- a CDS encoding glycosyltransferase family 4 protein, with the protein MNVLFIITRSDAIGGAQVHVKDLTVALQEDGHKVLVLTGKSGIYNENLQQAGIESVACDSLKRAVNPILDGKSLRYILYIINQFKPDLIASHSSKAGILGRLASQITKVPSVFTAHGWSFTTGIPEPNRTIYLWLEKLTASLADKIICVSEYDRQIGLKAGISSDKLLTIQNGMKDVAGELKANPAQIPIKVAMVARFDRQKDQATLIEAFKDLNAQLVLIGDGPSLDKTKERVEQLGMSDRVSFLGFRQDIAEILAQVQIYALISNWEGLPCTIIEAMRAGLPVVASDVGGVSEIVLDGQTGYLVSPGDVQTLRQRLSYLISNEQARISMGIMGRQKYESQLTFRHMYEKTLSTYEEAIAQKSEL; encoded by the coding sequence ATGAATGTTCTTTTTATCATCACTCGTTCAGATGCTATTGGTGGCGCACAAGTGCATGTTAAAGATCTGACGGTGGCTTTGCAAGAAGATGGTCACAAGGTTTTGGTTTTAACGGGAAAATCAGGTATTTATAACGAAAATTTACAGCAAGCAGGTATCGAGTCCGTAGCTTGTGACTCTTTGAAAAGAGCAGTTAACCCCATCCTGGATGGCAAAAGTCTGAGATACATCTTATATATAATTAATCAATTTAAGCCAGATTTGATTGCCTCTCATTCAAGTAAAGCAGGAATTTTAGGTCGTTTAGCTAGTCAAATTACCAAAGTCCCTAGTGTGTTTACGGCTCATGGCTGGTCTTTTACGACAGGGATTCCCGAACCTAATCGGACAATTTATCTCTGGCTGGAAAAGTTAACAGCATCTTTGGCGGACAAAATAATTTGTGTTTCCGAATACGATCGCCAAATAGGCTTGAAAGCAGGAATAAGTTCGGACAAACTGTTAACGATTCAAAATGGGATGAAAGATGTTGCAGGTGAGCTAAAGGCGAATCCAGCTCAAATACCAATTAAGGTGGCTATGGTAGCCCGTTTTGACCGACAAAAAGATCAGGCGACGCTGATTGAAGCTTTTAAAGATCTCAATGCGCAGCTAGTGTTGATTGGAGATGGGCCTAGCTTAGACAAGACCAAAGAGAGAGTAGAGCAGCTAGGAATGAGCGATCGAGTATCGTTTCTCGGTTTTCGCCAGGACATTGCAGAAATATTAGCGCAAGTCCAAATTTATGCTTTGATATCCAATTGGGAAGGTTTACCCTGTACCATCATTGAAGCCATGCGAGCAGGTTTACCAGTAGTAGCCTCAGATGTTGGTGGTGTCAGTGAAATTGTGCTTGATGGACAAACAGGTTATCTAGTTTCCCCTGGAGATGTCCAGACTTTACGTCAAAGGCTCAGTTATCTAATTAGTAATGAGCAAGCCAGAATTAGCATGGGTATTATGGGTCGACAAAAATATGAGTCACAACTGACGTTTCGACATATGTACGAAAAAACATTGTCAACTTATGAGGAGGCGATCGCTCAAAAATCTGAACTATAA
- a CDS encoding BolA/IbaG family iron-sulfur metabolism protein has protein sequence MISPEQVQIMIQERLSNAEVKVVGDGQHFEAIIISPDFAGKTRVKQHQIVYGALQSELASETIHALSLKTYTPEAWQANGQTV, from the coding sequence ATGATTAGTCCAGAACAAGTACAAATTATGATTCAAGAGAGGCTAAGCAATGCCGAAGTCAAAGTTGTTGGCGATGGACAGCATTTTGAAGCCATTATTATTTCTCCAGATTTTGCGGGTAAAACCAGAGTTAAACAGCATCAAATCGTATATGGAGCATTGCAATCAGAGCTGGCATCAGAGACTATCCATGCTTTATCGCTGAAAACTTACACTCCTGAAGCTTGGCAAGCTAATGGTCAAACCGTATAG
- the grxD gene encoding Grx4 family monothiol glutaredoxin: protein MTPEVKAKIEQLLNQNKIMVFMKGSKLMPQCGFSNNVVQILNTLGVPYETVDILADPEIRQGIKEYSNWPTIPQIYINGEFVGGSDIAIELYQNGELQQMVEVALAS from the coding sequence ATGACACCAGAAGTAAAAGCAAAAATAGAACAGTTGCTCAATCAAAACAAAATTATGGTCTTCATGAAGGGATCAAAATTAATGCCTCAGTGTGGTTTTTCCAACAATGTCGTGCAGATCCTCAATACCCTAGGTGTTCCTTATGAAACCGTAGATATTTTAGCCGATCCTGAAATCAGACAAGGAATTAAGGAATATTCCAACTGGCCCACAATTCCCCAAATATATATTAATGGAGAATTTGTTGGTGGTTCAGATATTGCGATCGAACTATATCAAAATGGAGAATTACAGCAAATGGTAGAAGTTGCTTTAGCTTCTTAA
- a CDS encoding ATP-binding cassette domain-containing protein — protein MSDRNSIPVLRLEQVTLQATIGADLLLRDISFEVQPGEIVDIVGASGSGKTSLLRLLNGLVSPSQGKIYFAELAVEEYTPVELRRRLILAPQEPKLLGMKVIDALAYPLQLQQLSESEIRAQIDTWLDLLRIPAEWLMKTELQLSLGQRQLVAIARALIMKPQVILLDEPTSALDVETATYLLKVLEKLNREQNLTIIMVNHQLELIQNFGDRLLLLNQGNLLADLPATTANWQKVSQKIFQLRSEETQDWL, from the coding sequence ATGAGCGATCGCAATTCAATTCCTGTATTGCGTCTAGAGCAAGTTACTCTTCAAGCTACTATAGGTGCTGATTTGCTGTTGCGAGACATTTCTTTTGAGGTTCAACCTGGAGAAATTGTCGATATTGTTGGGGCATCAGGATCGGGTAAAACGTCCCTACTCAGACTATTAAACGGTTTGGTTTCTCCTAGCCAGGGAAAAATTTATTTTGCCGAACTGGCAGTTGAGGAATACACCCCAGTAGAATTGCGTCGCCGATTAATTCTAGCACCTCAAGAACCAAAGTTATTAGGGATGAAGGTAATCGATGCTTTAGCTTATCCTCTCCAGTTACAACAGTTATCAGAGTCAGAAATCCGCGCTCAAATCGATACTTGGCTTGATTTACTGCGTATTCCCGCAGAATGGCTGATGAAAACCGAATTACAGCTATCTTTAGGGCAAAGACAGCTAGTGGCGATCGCTCGCGCTTTAATCATGAAGCCTCAAGTAATTTTATTAGATGAACCAACATCAGCTTTAGATGTAGAAACAGCAACCTACTTATTGAAAGTATTAGAAAAGTTAAATCGAGAGCAAAACCTCACCATTATCATGGTTAACCATCAACTAGAGCTAATTCAAAATTTTGGCGATCGACTTTTGCTGCTTAATCAGGGAAATCTGTTAGCAGATCTACCTGCAACAACAGCTAACTGGCAAAAAGTCAGTCAAAAGATATTTCAGCTACGGTCAGAAGAAACACAAGATTGGCTTTAA